Genomic window (uncultured Fibrobacter sp.):
GCTCTCGTATCGCTCCTACGATGAAGGAACTCAACCAGAAGTACCCGGACAAAATCAAGTTCGTCTACAAGCACTTCCCGCTCAGCTTCCATGCTAACGCCCAGGCCGCTGCCGCAGCCTCCATCGCCGCCCACAAGCAGGGCAAGTTCTGGGAATTCCGCTATGCGCTCGCTCCGCACAGCCGCGAACTCAGCGATTCTATGTATGTCGCCGTGGCTAAGGAAGTTGGCCTCGATATCGAAAAGTTCAAGAAGGACATGGTTCTCGACTCTGCTATGATGGCCCGCATCGACAAGGACTTCCAACTGGGTGTCAAGGTCGGCGTTCAGGGGACCCCGAATTTCTACATCAACGGCAAGCGCCAGGACCGCTTCTCTCCGGAACTGGTCGAAAAGCTCCTGAAGGAAGCCAAGTAACGTTTACAACTGTAACCGGCGGATGTTCCGTCGGTTGCAGTTTTTTGATTTGAGAAAATTATATTCTTGAAAGATTTTAAAACACAAACCAAAGGATGCTAATCATGATGAAGCAAACTATGAAGGTCGCCGCGATTGCCGCAATGGGCATGGCCGTGGCCGTAATGGCGCAGCCGAAGCAGCCGAAGACGGTCGTTTACAAGTTCTTTGACGAACAGTATCGTCAGGGCGGGTTCGACTATGCTTATGGTGGCACGAGCAAGGGCGTCACGATTACCAAGGACGGCGGTTACAAGTCCAAGGCTGCCTTGAACATCAAACTGGACCCGAAGGAATACTCCGGTGCCTCCATCTGCTTGTACAACGAATTCTTCGACCTGAATAAGTTCATGCTCGATTCCAAGGTCGAGTTCATGATCAAGGGCAAGAACGGCGGCGAAAACGTCAAGATTGGCCTCCTCGACGAAGAAGTCAGCGACGGCAAGAAGACGCAGGTCGTGCTCCCGATGAACAAGTACATTCAGGGTGGTGCTGTGACGAAGGACTGGAAGAAGGTTTCCATCCCTCTCGTGGACTTCCCGGACCGCGGCCTCTACTGGGACAACACCCGCAAGTCTGAATTCCCGGCCCGCATCGACTGGGACAAGATTGCGGAAATCCGCTTCTCCATCGACAAGAGCGGTGCCTCCGAATTTGAAATCTGGGTAGACAACATCGAAATCGTGAAGGGCAACAAGAAGGCCCCGCCGAAGAAGAAGATGATCTACTGGGACGAAAACAACGACGTCATCGACGGCCCGAAGAACCCCGAAAAGCTCGACGGCAAGGCCAAGACGCTCGCTACGTTCTACTCCGACGGCCTCAAGGGCTTCAGCTACAGCTACGGTGGTCTCACTGCCCAGCGCGAAGCTCAGTCCAAGACCCAGGGCAACAAGAATGTGCTCGCCATGTACATCGACAACAACGACTGGTCCGGTGTGACCTACTCGCTGGGCGAAGGCAAGTACATCGACCTCTCCAAGGTCCGCAACAAGGGTGGCCTCTACTTCTGGATCAAGGGTAAGCTCGGCGGCGAAAAGCTGTACGTGGGTATCCTCGACAACCAGGGCAACGACGTGAAGAGCCAGACCAAGGTCGGCCTCAACGACTGGGCCAAGGTCAGCAAGGATTGGCAGCTCGTCAAGATTCCTCTGAAGCGTTTCATGGATAAGGGCAAGGCTTGGGATGCTAACAAGCAGGCCGAAGTCGCCAAGGACATGAAGTGGAACAAGATTCAGGAAATCCGCTTCTCTGTGGGCAAGGGCGAAAACCAGGGTGAACCGGGCAAGCCGGCTCCTG
Coding sequences:
- a CDS encoding thioredoxin domain-containing protein, which codes for MAFLVVGLVGCNQASAGGSFNQQARLDSLEKDFKIVKEEFEIIKYALDKRGISLEQARAEMEADNKVWDIPDEDSPVFGNTKDPKLTIVEFTEFQCPYCSRIAPTMKELNQKYPDKIKFVYKHFPLSFHANAQAAAAASIAAHKQGKFWEFRYALAPHSRELSDSMYVAVAKEVGLDIEKFKKDMVLDSAMMARIDKDFQLGVKVGVQGTPNFYINGKRQDRFSPELVEKLLKEAK